The Arvicola amphibius chromosome 5, mArvAmp1.2, whole genome shotgun sequence genome contains the following window.
AAGTGTTGGGGGCAGCACAAATGAACTCACAGGAGATTCCACTTCCAAgaacacacagagtcacacagagcaaaatatggaagaaaaatttTACCAGTTCCCGTTTACAGACTCTAAACCATATACCTCAAACGGCAGAGTAAATTCTTTCAGAAGAGGGCCAGCACAACAGAAACATGAAATGTGGGACTCAGACGAGGACAGTGGTAATGTGGACCTTGAGAGCTGTGGCCTCTCACTGTCTCTTGCCTCTTCCAGTCCTGAAGAAGTCAGCTTCATTAGGATGGGAGCTACAGTCCACCAAAGAGGACCAGCTTTTCCAGAAAATGGCTTTCAACAGCAAGCGGAACCCTCGCTTCCCAATAACATGAAAGCTGCCTTTGAGAAACCTTCTGGCTGCTGCTCCACTCAGCCCAAGCCaccttattcccagcattctccaCCACTGCCACTGCTCCAGCTCTTACCTTCAGATATTGATGCAGGATTGGCAGGAGCCTGTTATCATTCCGATTCTGTCGTTACTGGGGTTCAGAGATTTAGAGATATGCTGAAAATACCATACAAGCTGGAATTAAAGAACGAACCTGGCAGAGCAGATTTAAAGCATATTGTTATAGATGGATGTAATGTGGCAATGACTCATGGTCTGAATAAGGTCTTTAGTTGCCGTGGAATAGCAATTGCCGTTGAATATTTTTGGAAGCTTGGACACAGAAATATCACTGTGTTTGTGCCGAAGTGGAGAACAAGCTGCAGTACTAATGCCACAGAACAGCACTTCTTGACCCAGCTCGAGGAACTTGGAATATTATCTTTAACTCCTTCTGGAGAACAAACTGTTTCTCGTGTTGACAGGTTCCTACTACACTTAGCACACAGGACTGGGGGTGTCATTGTAAGCAATGATTACTTCGAAGAGTGTTTGACTGAGTCAGTGTCCTGGAGAGAAATTATTGCTAAAAGATTGCTTCCGTACACGTTTGTGGGGGACATATTTATGGTTCCCGATGACCCTTTGGGAAGAAATGGGCCTCGGCTAGAAGAATTTCTTGGAAAGAAGAGCTCTCTAGAAACATGCAGCCTCTACTCATTGTCTGCCAAATGTTGATATGTTCTCCCGGAGCCATAACACCCAAGTAGCCAACACCAGCCACCAGTCTCCATATGGGAACCAGGGAGCCTCTTAGGGCCCTTGGCTTCCTCAGCAGCCCGACTTCAAATCTCTGGTCAGCATTCCGGGTATAGAGCAGAACCATCTCATGCCAGCACAGAGATCTTCCGCTGAGACCAGAGAGCTGAGGGAGGCCCTGTGGAACGTCTTCCCTGACTCTGAGCAAAATCTGAAGATCGACGAAATCCTGGCAGCTCAGCCATTCCTGAAGGACCTGAATGTGCTTTCTGACCTGGTGCTGGAACGAAGGCTGGGCTGAGAGCCCAAAGCTGATGAGGACCAGAGCGAGTTGCCAACTGCGGACAACCATAGTGAGAAGAAGCCTTCCAGAGTGAACGGGTCTGCTCTGGATTTCCCAAGAAAAGGAAGGGATGTGTTTTATGTTTACACAAATCTGGAGTTTTAAAGCCATCTTTACTTCTATCTATAAAATTTGCTGCTAATACAGATTTAACTTTTTCTGTAAAAGGAAAGCGTATTTTCTGCCTTTTCAGAACTGTGTATTAGCGGTTAGTTACTCTTGAGTGTATTTTcaactttatgtttttaaaactattttttagaGCTAAAGAAAAATTGATAAGTGAAtaaattttgcctttctaaataaaattaaataaaaaataagtgtcTCACCACTCAATTTTGTGCTCTCCCTACAAACTATGAGTCATAGAGAGTTCTGCTCCGTCTTGCCATTCAAAAGCCCAGGTTTCACAGGTTATCATTGCTGATCATacaaaatgtaagagccagaactAGAACTTGGGAAATGATTATAGAGGTTACTTAATCAACATACGATATACTGGAAAGAGTCATGACataaggaaattaattttttaaaaaaatttatgtgtgtttttttcctgcatgtgggTAAGTATACTGCACATGTGCCTGGta
Protein-coding sequences here:
- the LOC119815376 gene encoding LOW QUALITY PROTEIN: NEDD4-binding protein 1-like (The sequence of the model RefSeq protein was modified relative to this genomic sequence to represent the inferred CDS: inserted 2 bases in 2 codons; substituted 1 base at 1 genomic stop codon); translation: MECSDKFVDTALLLLEEIEKENHRLQGHSACAPCPVCPDAAQSRSPSVGGSTNELTGDSTSKNTQSHTEQNMEEKFYQFPFTDSKPYTSNGRVNSFRRGPAQQKHEMWDSDEDSGNVDLESCGLSLSLASSSPEEVSFIRMGATVHQRGPAFPENGFQQQAEPSLPNNMKAAFEKPSGCCSTQPKPPYSQHSPPLPLLQLLPSDIDAGLAGACYHSDSVVTGVQRFRDMLKIPYKLELKNEPGRADLKHIVIDGCNVAMTHGLNKVFSCRGIAIAVEYFWKLGHRNITVFVPKWRTSCSTNATEQHFLTQLEELGILSLTPSGEQTVSRVDRFLLHLAHRTGGVIVSNDYFEECLTESVSWREIIAKRLLPYTFVGDIFMVPDDPLGRNGPRLEEFLXKEELSRNMQPLLXCLPNVDMFSRSHNTQVANTSHQSPYGNQGASXGPWLPQQPDFKSLVSIPGIEQNHLMPAQRSSAETRELREALWNVFPDSEQNLKIDEILAAQPFLKDLNVLSDLVLERRLG